The genome window CGTCACTGGTGTTGCCAACTTTGGATTATTTATTCAGCTAGAGAATCTCTTCGTTGAGGGTATGGTTCACGTTACTGAATTGGGTGGTGATTACTTCCAATACGATGAAGCCCGTCAAGAGTTGCGCGGTGAGCGTACCGGGATTCGCTATCGCTTAGGTGATCGTATGCATGTCTTGGTTAGTCGTGTCGACTTAGATGCGCGCAAGATTGAATTTAGCCTCCTCAAGAGCTCTATTGCTGAGGGTGGCGGATCATCTACTCGCCGTCAGTTATTGCTAGCTGCTGATACCGGTAGACCAAATAAAAAGGCTGCACCCAATAAGAGTAGACCTGCTCACAAAGCACCCCAAAAACCTAGCGGCATCAATGTGAATGCAGCAAAGTCTGCTGGTACTTTAGGTGCTACTCAATCCAAGAGCAAGGCCAGTCGTAAAAATGGTAAAGCAGGTAAGCCAGGCAAACCCGGCAGATCCGTTGGCAAGCCAGCTGGCACAAAACCGCCAGTGCGCAATACCAAAGCTAGACGAAAATAAAAAGTAAATAAAGAGCAAAAAAAGTAAATACAAAAGATGAAACAAATATTAGTTGGATTTCATGCAGTTCAAGCGCGCTTACGCGTTGATCCTGATAGCCTGAAATCGGTTTACTTCGATCCAAGTCGTCGTGATCGACGCATGGGGGATTTTCTAAAGCAAGCAGAAGAAATTTTGGGCGAACGCTTGCATGCTGCAGATGCAGAGCGCCTACAAAAACTGACTGGCCATGATCGTCACCAAGGTGTTGTTGCCTTGGCTGAAAAGATGACCATCGCCCGCACGATCACTGAAGTCATTGAAGATGTCGAGGGCGCAAAAGAGAAGCCATTGTTCTTAGTACTTGATGGAGTCACTGATCCCCATAACTTTGGGGCCTGCCTTCGTGTAGCCGATGGTGCAGGAGTAGATGCTGTCGTGATTCCGAAGGATCGCTCAGCCTCAATCAATGCTACCGTCAGCAAAGTTTCTAGTGGCGCCTCTGAAGTTATGCCAGTCATTACTGTTACCAATCTTGTACGGAGTATGAAAGAGATGCAAGAAGCGGGTGTGTGGCTGATTGGTACTGACGATGAAGCTACAAAATCAATTTATGACATTGATCTCACGGGCTCTATTGCTATCGTAATGGGTGCTGAGGGCGAGGGCATGCGTCGCTTGACGAAAGAAACCTGTGATGAGCTCGTGCGCATCCCGATGCAGGGCGTGGTATCGAGCTTGAATGTGTCAGTTGCCAGTGGCGTATGCCTGTATGAGGCATTAAGACAGCGCCTTGCTAAAACTAAAAAATAAGCCTAAGCTGGGATAAGTAAAACAATCAAAGGGGTTTATATGAAATGCAATATTGGTCACACTGATCGCGTTCTTCGTATGACTGTTGGCGTCACCCTGATGGGTCTAGCAGCCTTTGGAATTACTGGCCCCTGGGCTTGGATTGGGGTCATTCCTTTGTTAACAGGAATGGTTGGGTATTGTGGGGCTTATAGCTTGCTAGGTATCAACACTGCGAAGAAGTAGAGATACCACACCCTTGCTACCAAGCCATACTACCGGGTGGCTTTATTTATCGCCTACAGTCTTCTTTCGGCCATTAAGCGACCATCATTAGTTTTTTGTACTACCCCTTCCGCCAAGTCAATTGGTATTAAAAGGGTAGATTTATTTCTGATTTTGAGTAATATAAACCCATCATCTCGAATATGACATAACCTTCTTACGGGAGAGTGAAATGAAGATAACTACAGACATGACTATAAAAGTAGCTGCTCTGTCGCTTATGCTGCTAGTTGGCATGACACCGGCCTTGGCCGACCAAAAAGTTGGTCTGACGGATCCCTGTCCAATCAAGATTGAGAATTGGCGTGGCAAGGCATTCTACGAAATACTATTCATGAACCGCCAGGCCAACGGCAGTGGGATCGGCTACTACTACAATTCTCTTGGCAAAGACCTTGAGGCGCCTAACGACGTAATGGACGCTCGCTTCCGTGCGCTGAATGCAGATGAATTGAAAAAGAAATACGGGAGCGATGGAGTCCTCTTCAATGGTCCGCGCCGTCTCGTAGCGAACAGCATTACGGGGACGGCCTGGGATGGTTGCAAAGAGAGAGTGATCTCCACGATCCCCTTGCGCGTGCTAGGCCTCTTCGAAACCCCTGACCTGAGCAAGGCCGTCACTGGAACCCTGCCTTCCTATAAGGTACTGGTGTCTAAGCGAACCAATACCTTTTTCTTCAATGCAGGCGAAACAGTATATGAGTTGATCACCCCAGAGGGCGCTGTGTACACTATGTTCAGTTTGTCCTTGAAGATTGATCCCAAGAACACCATCGAAAGCCTGCCCACCCTTGGCAAGCGCCTGACCTTGCCAGAGGGATGGAAGCTCAGATCGCGCAAGTTGGACAAGGATATGACTCTGACGTCCACCGCTGATTCCAACCCACCTAACACTATCGTTCTCGACCAACTTGAGGGCAACTACCAGTACAACGCTGGCGCCAGCGTTAAAAAGTAGTGCGTTACTGACCGGCGGTAGCGATTTAGGTTTGTTCTGCGTCTACCCACCGCTTTATGAGGGTGGGTGACGCTGCTTATGTGCAGGGGTATCAATATCAGATTGCTTGAGAAAAAGAGGGATGGCATCATGAAAAATCGCCAAATATCAGCTTTTATTGGATTAATCATTGCGGCCATCGTGACGGTAATGAGTGTTGGATGCGGTAATAAGAACGATGCCGTTTCTCAAGCGGAAAAGAGAGATACCGTAGCGGGCATTCCTGTGCCAAGTATTGAAGAGACAAAGGCGATTGCAGAAGAAGGATTCATCTACGGACTTCCGATCGTTATGAACTATGCAGTCATGTATGACTACGCGATTGATCGCGATTCAGGACAGTTCAAAGCCCCCTTTAATAAAATCAATAATGAGGCGCGTGTATTTACCTATAAAGATACGACAGTAGTTTCACCCAATAGTGATACTCCTTATTCGATTGTGTTTATGGATTTGAGATCAGAGCCGATGGTTTTATCAGTGCCTGCAGTAGATAAAAAGCGTTATTACGCAGTGATGTTATGCGATGGCAATACGTTTAATTATGGTTATATCGGTAGCCGTGCTACGGGCAATGAGGCTGGCGACTACATGGTGGTTGGCCCTAATTGGCAGGGTGAAACACCTGTGGGTATTAAAAAAGTCTTTCGTTCATCAACCCAATTTTCTGCAGCAATTTATCGCACTCAACTGTTCAATGCAGCCGATATGCCCAATGTAGTTAAGGTGCAAAGTGGGTATAAAGCGCAACCACTTTCGGCTTATCTCAAACAGCCTACTCCAGCCGCTGCCCCAGCGATTGATTTTCCAAAGGTCAATAAGGAGATGGTGAAAACTAATTTCTTCGAATATCTAAGCTTTGCGCTTCAGTACGCACCAGCCGGTCCCGAGGAAAATGCCATCCGCGAAAAATTGGCAAGTATTGGTATCGGACCGGGCAGAAAGTTTGATTTCAAAGACCTCTCTGCCGAACATAAAGCAGTAATCCTTTTGGCTATGAAAGAGGGCGAAGAGAAGATTGAAAAAATGGCTGCAAATGGAGGTAAAGACTTTAATGGGTGGAGGGTAGGCGGCCTAGCTGGTGGGGATCGCGCTTTCTTCAACGGGGATTGGCTAAAACGCGCCGCTGTTGCAAAAGCCGGCATCTATGCAAACGATTCAATTGAAGCTATGTATCCATTGACTCGGATGGATAGCCAAGGAGAAATACTTGATGGCAGCAAGCACAGTTACACGCTCACTTTTGCAAAGGGTCAGCTTCCACCGGTGAATGCCTTTTGGTCCATCACGATATACGATGGTAAGACGCAACTCTTAATCGAAAATCCAATCAATCGCTATCTGATTAAC of Polynucleobacter sp. AP-Titi-500A-B4 contains these proteins:
- the rlmB gene encoding 23S rRNA (guanosine(2251)-2'-O)-methyltransferase RlmB codes for the protein MKQILVGFHAVQARLRVDPDSLKSVYFDPSRRDRRMGDFLKQAEEILGERLHAADAERLQKLTGHDRHQGVVALAEKMTIARTITEVIEDVEGAKEKPLFLVLDGVTDPHNFGACLRVADGAGVDAVVIPKDRSASINATVSKVSSGASEVMPVITVTNLVRSMKEMQEAGVWLIGTDDEATKSIYDIDLTGSIAIVMGAEGEGMRRLTKETCDELVRIPMQGVVSSLNVSVASGVCLYEALRQRLAKTKK
- a CDS encoding DUF2892 domain-containing protein, which codes for MKCNIGHTDRVLRMTVGVTLMGLAAFGITGPWAWIGVIPLLTGMVGYCGAYSLLGINTAKK
- a CDS encoding DUF1254 domain-containing protein; its protein translation is MKNRQISAFIGLIIAAIVTVMSVGCGNKNDAVSQAEKRDTVAGIPVPSIEETKAIAEEGFIYGLPIVMNYAVMYDYAIDRDSGQFKAPFNKINNEARVFTYKDTTVVSPNSDTPYSIVFMDLRSEPMVLSVPAVDKKRYYAVMLCDGNTFNYGYIGSRATGNEAGDYMVVGPNWQGETPVGIKKVFRSSTQFSAAIYRTQLFNAADMPNVVKVQSGYKAQPLSAYLKQPTPAAAPAIDFPKVNKEMVKTNFFEYLSFALQYAPAGPEENAIREKLASIGIGPGRKFDFKDLSAEHKAVILLAMKEGEEKIEKMAANGGKDFNGWRVGGLAGGDRAFFNGDWLKRAAVAKAGIYANDSIEAMYPLTRMDSQGEILDGSKHSYTLTFAKGQLPPVNAFWSITIYDGKTQLLIENPINRYLINSPMLPGLKKNADGSVTIYIQNKSPGKSKEANWLPAPNGPIFMVMRLYWPKESPPSILPPGEGEWKPPGIILAN